A stretch of Lutra lutra chromosome 9, mLutLut1.2, whole genome shotgun sequence DNA encodes these proteins:
- the DGUOK gene encoding deoxyguanosine kinase, mitochondrial isoform X1, with product MFAAEVVAAQVVGGMTAGRLVRRLLRAPSSSMVRSAVRGVCPSRGLHAECGPRRLSIEGNIAGPPCPSFVAAFCNPDMGRVPTHAVFIAAVGKSTFVKLLTKTYPEWHIAPEPVATWQSVQAAGTQKAFTAQSLGNLLDMMYQEPARWSYTFQTFSFMSRLKVQLEPFPEKLLQARKAVQIFERSVYSDRYIFAKNLFENGSLSDIEWHIYQDWHSFLLQEFAGQLRLHGFIYLQATPQVCLKRLHQRARKEEKGVELAYLEQLHGQHEAWLVHKTTELHFEALLNIPVLVLDVNEDFSKEVTKQEELVKKVNTFVKNL from the exons ATGTTCGCGGCGGAAGTGGTAGCTGCGCAAGTTGTGGGTGGAATGACTGCGGGCCGGCTCGTTCGAAGGCTGTTGCGAGCACCTTCCAGCTCCATGGTTCGGAGCGCAGTCCGTGGCGTGTGCCCCTCCAGGGGCTTGCACGCGGAGTGCGGGCCTCGAAGGCTCTCCATCGAAGGAAATATTG CTGGGCCACCGTGCCCGAGTTTCGTCGCAGCCTTCTGCAACCCTGATATGGGAAGGGTCCCGACACATGCTGTTTTCATTGCAGCCGTGGGAAAGTCCACCTTTGTGAAGTTACTCACGAAAACTTACCCCGAGTGGCACATAGCTCCAGAGCCTGTAGCGACATGGCAGAGTGTCCAGGCTGCTGGCACCCAAAAA GCCTTCACTGCCCAGAGTCTTGGAAACTTGCTGGATATGATGTACCAGGAGCCAGCTCGATGGTCCTACACATTCCAGACGTTTTCTTTTATGAGCCGCCTGAAAGTACAGCTGGAGCCCTTTCCTGAGAAACTGTTACAAGCCAGGAAGGCGGTACAGATCTTTGAGAGGTCCGTGTACAGTGACAG GTATATCTTTGCGAAGAATCTTTTTGAAAATGGTTCCCTCAGTGACATCGAATGGCATATCTATCAAGATTGGCATTCTTTTCTCCTGCAGGAGTTTGCTGGCCAGCTGAGATTACATGGCTTCATCTACCTCCAGGCTACTCCCCAG GTTTGTTTGAAGAGACTCCACCAGAGGgccaggaaagaggagaagggagttgagctGGCGTATCTGGAGCAGCTTCATGGTCAGCACGAAGCCTGGCTTGTTCACAAGACAACTGA GCTCCACTTTGAGGCTCTGCTGAACATTCCAGTGCTGGTGTTGGATGTCAATgaagatttttctaaagaagTAACCAAACAAGAGGAACTCGTGAAAAAG GTAAACACCTTTGTAAAGAATCTGTAA
- the DGUOK gene encoding deoxyguanosine kinase, mitochondrial isoform X6: MFAAEVVAAQVVGGMTAGRLVRRLLRAPSSSMVRSAVRGVCPSRGLHAECGPRRLSIEGNIAVGKSTFVKLLTKTYPEWHIAPEPVATWQSVQAAGTQKAFTAQSLGNLLDMMYQEPARWSYTFQTFSFMSRLKVQLEPFPEKLLQARKAVQIFERSVYSDRYIFAKNLFENGSLSDIEWHIYQDWHSFLLQEFAGQLRLHGFIYLQATPQMTLNDKMFARWREEGKQSSKTNIGSRSLKVCLKRLHQRARKEEKGVELAYLEQLHGQHEAWLVHKTTELHFEALLNIPVLVLDVNEDFSKEVTKQEELVKKVNTFVKNL, translated from the exons ATGTTCGCGGCGGAAGTGGTAGCTGCGCAAGTTGTGGGTGGAATGACTGCGGGCCGGCTCGTTCGAAGGCTGTTGCGAGCACCTTCCAGCTCCATGGTTCGGAGCGCAGTCCGTGGCGTGTGCCCCTCCAGGGGCTTGCACGCGGAGTGCGGGCCTCGAAGGCTCTCCATCGAAGGAAATATTG CCGTGGGAAAGTCCACCTTTGTGAAGTTACTCACGAAAACTTACCCCGAGTGGCACATAGCTCCAGAGCCTGTAGCGACATGGCAGAGTGTCCAGGCTGCTGGCACCCAAAAA GCCTTCACTGCCCAGAGTCTTGGAAACTTGCTGGATATGATGTACCAGGAGCCAGCTCGATGGTCCTACACATTCCAGACGTTTTCTTTTATGAGCCGCCTGAAAGTACAGCTGGAGCCCTTTCCTGAGAAACTGTTACAAGCCAGGAAGGCGGTACAGATCTTTGAGAGGTCCGTGTACAGTGACAG GTATATCTTTGCGAAGAATCTTTTTGAAAATGGTTCCCTCAGTGACATCGAATGGCATATCTATCAAGATTGGCATTCTTTTCTCCTGCAGGAGTTTGCTGGCCAGCTGAGATTACATGGCTTCATCTACCTCCAGGCTACTCCCCAG ATGACATTGAATGATAAAATGTTTGCcaggtggagagaggaagggaagcaatcAAGCAAAACAAACATTGGGAGCAGAAGTCTCAAG GTTTGTTTGAAGAGACTCCACCAGAGGgccaggaaagaggagaagggagttgagctGGCGTATCTGGAGCAGCTTCATGGTCAGCACGAAGCCTGGCTTGTTCACAAGACAACTGA GCTCCACTTTGAGGCTCTGCTGAACATTCCAGTGCTGGTGTTGGATGTCAATgaagatttttctaaagaagTAACCAAACAAGAGGAACTCGTGAAAAAG GTAAACACCTTTGTAAAGAATCTGTAA
- the DGUOK gene encoding deoxyguanosine kinase, mitochondrial isoform X2 — translation MFAAEVVAAQVVGGMTAGRLVRRLLRAPSSSMVRSAVRGVCPSRGLHAECGPRRLSIEGNIAVGKSTFVKLLTKTYPEWHIAPEPVATWQSVQAAGTQKAFTAQSLGNLLDMMYQEPARWSYTFQTFSFMSRLKVQLEPFPEKLLQARKAVQIFERSVYSDRYIFAKNLFENGSLSDIEWHIYQDWHSFLLQEFAGQLRLHGFIYLQATPQVCLKRLHQRARKEEKGVELAYLEQLHGQHEAWLVHKTTELHFEALLNIPVLVLDVNEDFSKEVTKQEELVKKVNTFVKNL, via the exons ATGTTCGCGGCGGAAGTGGTAGCTGCGCAAGTTGTGGGTGGAATGACTGCGGGCCGGCTCGTTCGAAGGCTGTTGCGAGCACCTTCCAGCTCCATGGTTCGGAGCGCAGTCCGTGGCGTGTGCCCCTCCAGGGGCTTGCACGCGGAGTGCGGGCCTCGAAGGCTCTCCATCGAAGGAAATATTG CCGTGGGAAAGTCCACCTTTGTGAAGTTACTCACGAAAACTTACCCCGAGTGGCACATAGCTCCAGAGCCTGTAGCGACATGGCAGAGTGTCCAGGCTGCTGGCACCCAAAAA GCCTTCACTGCCCAGAGTCTTGGAAACTTGCTGGATATGATGTACCAGGAGCCAGCTCGATGGTCCTACACATTCCAGACGTTTTCTTTTATGAGCCGCCTGAAAGTACAGCTGGAGCCCTTTCCTGAGAAACTGTTACAAGCCAGGAAGGCGGTACAGATCTTTGAGAGGTCCGTGTACAGTGACAG GTATATCTTTGCGAAGAATCTTTTTGAAAATGGTTCCCTCAGTGACATCGAATGGCATATCTATCAAGATTGGCATTCTTTTCTCCTGCAGGAGTTTGCTGGCCAGCTGAGATTACATGGCTTCATCTACCTCCAGGCTACTCCCCAG GTTTGTTTGAAGAGACTCCACCAGAGGgccaggaaagaggagaagggagttgagctGGCGTATCTGGAGCAGCTTCATGGTCAGCACGAAGCCTGGCTTGTTCACAAGACAACTGA GCTCCACTTTGAGGCTCTGCTGAACATTCCAGTGCTGGTGTTGGATGTCAATgaagatttttctaaagaagTAACCAAACAAGAGGAACTCGTGAAAAAG GTAAACACCTTTGTAAAGAATCTGTAA
- the DGUOK gene encoding deoxyguanosine kinase, mitochondrial isoform X5, with protein MMYQEPARWSYTFQTFSFMSRLKVQLEPFPEKLLQARKAVQIFERSVYSDRYIFAKNLFENGSLSDIEWHIYQDWHSFLLQEFAGQLRLHGFIYLQATPQVCLKRLHQRARKEEKGVELAYLEQLHGQHEAWLVHKTTELHFEALLNIPVLVLDVNEDFSKEVTKQEELVKKVNTFVKNL; from the exons ATGATGTACCAGGAGCCAGCTCGATGGTCCTACACATTCCAGACGTTTTCTTTTATGAGCCGCCTGAAAGTACAGCTGGAGCCCTTTCCTGAGAAACTGTTACAAGCCAGGAAGGCGGTACAGATCTTTGAGAGGTCCGTGTACAGTGACAG GTATATCTTTGCGAAGAATCTTTTTGAAAATGGTTCCCTCAGTGACATCGAATGGCATATCTATCAAGATTGGCATTCTTTTCTCCTGCAGGAGTTTGCTGGCCAGCTGAGATTACATGGCTTCATCTACCTCCAGGCTACTCCCCAG GTTTGTTTGAAGAGACTCCACCAGAGGgccaggaaagaggagaagggagttgagctGGCGTATCTGGAGCAGCTTCATGGTCAGCACGAAGCCTGGCTTGTTCACAAGACAACTGA GCTCCACTTTGAGGCTCTGCTGAACATTCCAGTGCTGGTGTTGGATGTCAATgaagatttttctaaagaagTAACCAAACAAGAGGAACTCGTGAAAAAG GTAAACACCTTTGTAAAGAATCTGTAA
- the DGUOK gene encoding deoxyguanosine kinase, mitochondrial isoform X3 produces the protein MFAAEVVAAQVVGGMTAGRLVRRLLRAPSSSMVRSAVRGVCPSRGLHAECGPRRLSIEGNIAVGKSTFVKLLTKTYPEWHIAPEPVATWQSVQAAGTQKAFTAQSLGNLLDMMYQEPARWSYTFQTFSFMSRLKVQLEPFPEKLLQARKAVQIFERSVYSDRYIFAKNLFENGSLSDIEWHIYQDWHSFLLQEFAGQLRLHGFIYLQATPQMTLNDKMFARWREEGKQSSKTNIGSRSLKACANPMYFTASRKQRARGLLPWSR, from the exons ATGTTCGCGGCGGAAGTGGTAGCTGCGCAAGTTGTGGGTGGAATGACTGCGGGCCGGCTCGTTCGAAGGCTGTTGCGAGCACCTTCCAGCTCCATGGTTCGGAGCGCAGTCCGTGGCGTGTGCCCCTCCAGGGGCTTGCACGCGGAGTGCGGGCCTCGAAGGCTCTCCATCGAAGGAAATATTG CCGTGGGAAAGTCCACCTTTGTGAAGTTACTCACGAAAACTTACCCCGAGTGGCACATAGCTCCAGAGCCTGTAGCGACATGGCAGAGTGTCCAGGCTGCTGGCACCCAAAAA GCCTTCACTGCCCAGAGTCTTGGAAACTTGCTGGATATGATGTACCAGGAGCCAGCTCGATGGTCCTACACATTCCAGACGTTTTCTTTTATGAGCCGCCTGAAAGTACAGCTGGAGCCCTTTCCTGAGAAACTGTTACAAGCCAGGAAGGCGGTACAGATCTTTGAGAGGTCCGTGTACAGTGACAG GTATATCTTTGCGAAGAATCTTTTTGAAAATGGTTCCCTCAGTGACATCGAATGGCATATCTATCAAGATTGGCATTCTTTTCTCCTGCAGGAGTTTGCTGGCCAGCTGAGATTACATGGCTTCATCTACCTCCAGGCTACTCCCCAG ATGACATTGAATGATAAAATGTTTGCcaggtggagagaggaagggaagcaatcAAGCAAAACAAACATTGGGAGCAGAAGTCTCAAG GCCTGTGCTAATCCCATGTACTTCACCGCCTCCagaaagcagagagccagaggacTCCTGCCATGGTCTAGGTGA
- the DGUOK gene encoding deoxyguanosine kinase, mitochondrial isoform X4, with protein MFAAEVVAAQVVGGMTAGRLVRRLLRAPSSSMVRSAVRGVCPSRGLHAECGPRRLSIEGNIAGPPCPSFVAAFCNPDMGRVPTHAVFIAAVGKSTFVKLLTKTYPEWHIAPEPVATWQSVQAAGTQKAFTAQSLGNLLDMMYQEPARWSYTFQTFSFMSRLKVQLEPFPEKLLQARKAVQIFERSVYSDRYIFAKNLFENGSLSDIEWHIYQDWHSFLLQEFAGQLRLHGFIYLQATPQKAESQRTPAMV; from the exons ATGTTCGCGGCGGAAGTGGTAGCTGCGCAAGTTGTGGGTGGAATGACTGCGGGCCGGCTCGTTCGAAGGCTGTTGCGAGCACCTTCCAGCTCCATGGTTCGGAGCGCAGTCCGTGGCGTGTGCCCCTCCAGGGGCTTGCACGCGGAGTGCGGGCCTCGAAGGCTCTCCATCGAAGGAAATATTG CTGGGCCACCGTGCCCGAGTTTCGTCGCAGCCTTCTGCAACCCTGATATGGGAAGGGTCCCGACACATGCTGTTTTCATTGCAGCCGTGGGAAAGTCCACCTTTGTGAAGTTACTCACGAAAACTTACCCCGAGTGGCACATAGCTCCAGAGCCTGTAGCGACATGGCAGAGTGTCCAGGCTGCTGGCACCCAAAAA GCCTTCACTGCCCAGAGTCTTGGAAACTTGCTGGATATGATGTACCAGGAGCCAGCTCGATGGTCCTACACATTCCAGACGTTTTCTTTTATGAGCCGCCTGAAAGTACAGCTGGAGCCCTTTCCTGAGAAACTGTTACAAGCCAGGAAGGCGGTACAGATCTTTGAGAGGTCCGTGTACAGTGACAG GTATATCTTTGCGAAGAATCTTTTTGAAAATGGTTCCCTCAGTGACATCGAATGGCATATCTATCAAGATTGGCATTCTTTTCTCCTGCAGGAGTTTGCTGGCCAGCTGAGATTACATGGCTTCATCTACCTCCAGGCTACTCCCCAG aaagcagagagccagaggacTCCTGCCATGGTCTAG